DNA sequence from the Sinomonas terrae genome:
TGAGTTATCCACATAGGGCTGAGATCGCGTACGACGGCGGGTGGCTGGCGGCGAGGATGGCCGCATGGGCGATTCTTCGGGCCGGCTGGGCCACCTCATGCGGTTGTTCCACGGCGTCTGCCGCCTGTGTGACCTGCTCGCGAGGGGAGTTCCCGAGCGCGAGGTGAGGGCCGCCGTCGTCCGTGGGGATCTGGTTCGCGTGCGAAAGGGGCTCTACGCACTCCCGAACGCCGACCCTGTGTTCGTCGCGGCCCGGCGCACACGCTCTTTGCTCACGTGCGCCTCGGCCGCGGACTTCTACGGGCTGTGGACCCTCCCCGCCTCGAACCGGCAGCCGAAGAGCTTTCACCTATTCAGGCGGACCGGCGCGGAGCCGCCTACCGCAGTCATCCACCGGGACACTTGGGTCCCGTCTGACCCGTACGCCCCGGTGCTGGGTCTGGCCGACGTCGTCCTCCACGCGGTGCGCTGCCTCCCCGAGCTAGAGGCGCTCCTCATCGCCGAGTCGGCGATGC
Encoded proteins:
- a CDS encoding type IV toxin-antitoxin system AbiEi family antitoxin domain-containing protein; the protein is MGDSSGRLGHLMRLFHGVCRLCDLLARGVPEREVRAAVVRGDLVRVRKGLYALPNADPVFVAARRTRSLLTCASAADFYGLWTLPASNRQPKSFHLFRRTGAEPPTAVIHRDTWVPSDPYAPVLGLADVVLHAVRCLPELEALLIAESAMRQGLSMDFIRERLPGNRNAPARAVLDLVDSGSESPIETLARVHLRRAGFLVETQVEIEGVGWVDSLVGGWLILELDGKSHEERAQREKDRRRDRAAQLRGHPVFRYSYADVVHRPEAFVAEVARMLGFPTGIAVRNG